A genomic window from Gossypium hirsutum isolate 1008001.06 chromosome D10, Gossypium_hirsutum_v2.1, whole genome shotgun sequence includes:
- the LOC107914182 gene encoding glyceraldehyde-3-phosphate dehydrogenase A, chloroplastic isoform X1 produces MASATVSVAKPNLQIQAKGKGVGFADFSGLHNSSTSLPFARKTSDDFHSLVAFQTSALGSNNGGYRKGMAEAKLKVAINGFGRIGRNFLRCWHGRKDSPLDVIAINDTGGVKQASHLLKYDSTLGIFAADVKPVGTDGISVDGKVIKVVSDRNPANLPWGDLGIDLVIEGTGVFVDREGAGKHIQAGAKKVLITAPGKGDIPTYVVGVNADTYNPDEPIISNASCTTNCLAPFVKVLDQKFGIIKGTMTTTHSYTGDQRLLDASHRDLRRARAAALNIVPTSTGAAKAVALVLPTLKGKLNGIALRVPTPNVSVVDLVVQVSKKTFAEEVNAAFKESAEKELQGILSVCEEPLVSVDFRCSDVSSTVDASLTMVMGDDMVKVIAWYDNEWGYSQRVVDLADIVANSWK; encoded by the exons ATGGCTTCGGCTACTGTTTCTGTAGCCAAACCCAACCTTCAGATTCAG GCAAAAGGAAAGGGTGTTGGTTTTGCAGATTTCTCAGGCCTACACAACTCCTCTACTAGCCTTCCCTTTGCCAGGAAAACCTCTGATGACTTCCATTCACTCGTTGCTTTTCAGACATCTGCT CTAGGAAGCAATAATGGCGGGTACAGGAAAGGGATGGCAGAGGCAAAGCTAAAGGTGGCTATAAATGGGTTTGGTAGGATTGGCAGGAATTTCTTAAGATGCTGGCATGGCCGTAAGGACTCCCCACTTGATGTCATTGCCATCAATGACACTGGTGGTGTTAAGCAGGCTTCTCACCTTCTCAAATATGATTCCACCCTTGGCATCTTCGCTGCCGATGTCAAGCCTGTTGGCACTGATGGCATCTCTGTTGATGGCAAGGTTATCAAGGTTGTTTCTGACCGCAACCCTGCCAACCTCCCATGGGG GGACCTAGGAATAGATCTAGTCATCGAAGGAACCGGTGTGTTTGTCGATAGAGAAGGTGCAGGTAAGCACATTCAAGCAGGAGCCAAGAAAGTGCTGATTACTGCCCCAGGTAAGGGTGACATCCCCACCTATGTTGTTGGAGTGAATGCTGACACCTACAACCCAGATGAGCCTATCATCAGCAATGCTTCTTGCACCACCAATTGCCTTGCTCCTTTCGTCAAGGTTCTGGACCAGAAGTTTG GTATCATCAAGGGCACCATGACTACCACTCACTCGTACACCGGTGACCAGAGGCTACTTGATGCTAGCCACCGAGACCTCAGGCGTGCTAGAGCCGCAGCTCTCAACATCGTCCCGACTTCAACTGGTGCGGCAAAGGCCGTGGCCCTTGTACTCCCTACTCTCAAAGGCAAACTTAACGGCATCGCATTGCGTGTACCAACACCAAATGTGTCGGTGGTGGACCTAGTGGTCCAGGTTTCAAAGAAGACGTTTGCTGAAGAGGTGAACGCTGCTTTCAAAGAGAGTGCAGAGAAAGAGCTACAGGGTATACTTTCAGTGTGTGAAGAACCCCTCGTTTCAGTGGACTTCAGGTGCTCTGATGTGTCCTCCACCGTTGATGCATCACTCACCATGGTCATGGGAGATGACATGGTTAAGGTGATTGCTTGGTATGACAATGAGTGGGGCTACTCTCAAAGGGTTGTGGATTTGGCTGACATTGTTGCCAATAGCTGGAAGTGA
- the LOC107914182 gene encoding glyceraldehyde-3-phosphate dehydrogenase A, chloroplastic isoform X2, protein MAVRTPHLMSLPSMTLVVLSRLLTFSNMIPPLASSLPMSSLLALMASLLMARLSRLFLTATLPTSHGGKDLGIDLVIEGTGVFVDREGAGKHIQAGAKKVLITAPGKGDIPTYVVGVNADTYNPDEPIISNASCTTNCLAPFVKVLDQKFGIIKGTMTTTHSYTGDQRLLDASHRDLRRARAAALNIVPTSTGAAKAVALVLPTLKGKLNGIALRVPTPNVSVVDLVVQVSKKTFAEEVNAAFKESAEKELQGILSVCEEPLVSVDFRCSDVSSTVDASLTMVMGDDMVKVIAWYDNEWGYSQRVVDLADIVANSWK, encoded by the exons ATGGCCGTAAGGACTCCCCACTTGATGTCATTGCCATCAATGACACTGGTGGTGTTAAGCAGGCTTCTCACCTTCTCAAATATGATTCCACCCTTGGCATCTTCGCTGCCGATGTCAAGCCTGTTGGCACTGATGGCATCTCTGTTGATGGCAAGGTTATCAAGGTTGTTTCTGACCGCAACCCTGCCAACCTCCCATGGGGGTAA GGACCTAGGAATAGATCTAGTCATCGAAGGAACCGGTGTGTTTGTCGATAGAGAAGGTGCAGGTAAGCACATTCAAGCAGGAGCCAAGAAAGTGCTGATTACTGCCCCAGGTAAGGGTGACATCCCCACCTATGTTGTTGGAGTGAATGCTGACACCTACAACCCAGATGAGCCTATCATCAGCAATGCTTCTTGCACCACCAATTGCCTTGCTCCTTTCGTCAAGGTTCTGGACCAGAAGTTTG GTATCATCAAGGGCACCATGACTACCACTCACTCGTACACCGGTGACCAGAGGCTACTTGATGCTAGCCACCGAGACCTCAGGCGTGCTAGAGCCGCAGCTCTCAACATCGTCCCGACTTCAACTGGTGCGGCAAAGGCCGTGGCCCTTGTACTCCCTACTCTCAAAGGCAAACTTAACGGCATCGCATTGCGTGTACCAACACCAAATGTGTCGGTGGTGGACCTAGTGGTCCAGGTTTCAAAGAAGACGTTTGCTGAAGAGGTGAACGCTGCTTTCAAAGAGAGTGCAGAGAAAGAGCTACAGGGTATACTTTCAGTGTGTGAAGAACCCCTCGTTTCAGTGGACTTCAGGTGCTCTGATGTGTCCTCCACCGTTGATGCATCACTCACCATGGTCATGGGAGATGACATGGTTAAGGTGATTGCTTGGTATGACAATGAGTGGGGCTACTCTCAAAGGGTTGTGGATTTGGCTGACATTGTTGCCAATAGCTGGAAGTGA